The following are from one region of the Mustela lutreola isolate mMusLut2 chromosome 9, mMusLut2.pri, whole genome shotgun sequence genome:
- the BMP10 gene encoding bone morphogenetic protein 10, which yields MGSLQLQLCALLCLVAHSVSGSPIMSLEQSPLEEDMPLFDDVFSEQDGIDFNTLLQSMKNEFLKTLNLSDIPLQDSAKVDPPEYMLELYNKFATDRTSMPSANIIRSFKNEDLFSQPASFNGLRKYPLLFNVSIPHHEEVIMAELRLYTLVQRDRMIYDGVDRKITIFEVLESRGDTEGERSMLVLVSGEIYGTNSEWETFDVTDAIRRWQKSGSSTHQLEVHIESRHDGSEDAGRGQLEIDTSAQNKHVPLLVVFSDDQSSEKERKEELNEMIAHEQLLELDNLGLDGYSSGPGEEALLQMRSNIIYDSTARIRRNAKGNYCKRTPLYIDFKEIGWDSWIIAPPGYEAYECRGVCNYPLAEHLTPTKHAIIQALVHLKNSQKASKACCVPTKLEPISILYLDKGVVTYKFKYEGMAVSECGCR from the exons ATGGGTTCTCTGCAATTGCAGCTGTGCGCTCTCCTCTGCCTGGTGGCTCACTCGGTTTCTGGCAGTCCCATCATGAGCCTGGAGCAGTCACCTCTGGAAGAAGATATGCCCCTCTTCGATGATGTCTTCTCAGAGCAAGATGGTATCGACTTCAACACATTGCTGCAGAGCATGAAAAATGAATTTCTCAAGACACTGAACCTATCTGACATCCCTTTGCAGGATTCAGCCAAGGTGGACCCACCCGAGTATATGTTGGAACTCTACAACAAATTTGCAACAGATCGGACCTCCATGCCATCGGCCAACATCATTAGGAGTTTCAAGAATGAAG atctGTTTTCCCAGCCAGCCAGTTTTAATGGACTCCGAAAATACCCTCTCCTCTTCAATGTGTCCATTCCTCACCACGAAGAGGTCATCATGGCCGAACTCAGGTTGTACACACTGGTGCAGAGAGATCGTATGATATATGATGGAGTAGACCGGAAAATTACCATTTTCGAGGTACTTGAGAGCAGAGGGGACACTGAGGGTGAAAGAAGCATGCTGGTTTTGGTGTCGGGGGAGATCTATGGCACCAACAGCGAGTGGGAGACTTTCGATGTCACCGATGCCATTAGACGTTGGCAAAAGTCAGGCTCATCCACCCACCAGCTGGAGGTCCACATCGAGAGCAGACATGATGGAAGTGAGGATGCTGGCAGAGGACAACTGGAAATAGACACCAGTGCCCAGAATAAGCATGTCCCCTTGCTTGTCGTGTTTTCCGATGACCAAAGCAGCGAGAAGGAACGGAAGGAGGAACTGAATGAAATGATCGCCCATGAGCAGCTACTGGAGCTTGACAACTTGGGCCTGGACGGTTATTCCAGTGGGCCAGGAGAAGAAGCTTTGCTGCAGATGAGGTCAAACATCATCTATGACTCCACAGCCCGCATCAGAAGGAACGCTAAAGGAAACTACTGCAAGAGGACCCCGCTCTACATTGACTTCAAGGAGATTGGCTGGGACTCTTGGATCATCGCCCCACCTGGATACGAAGCCTACGAATGCCGCGGGGTTTGCAACTACCCCCTGGCAGAGCATCTCACACCCACAAAGCATGCAATTATCCAGGCCTTGGTACACCTCAAGAATTCCCAGAAGGCTTCCAAAGCCTGCTGTGTGCCCACTAAGCTAGAGCCCATCTCTATCCTCTATTTAGACAAGGGCGTCGTCACCTACAAGTTCAAATACGAAGGCATGGCAGTGTCTGAATGCGGCTGCAGATAG